From a single Methanofollis sp. W23 genomic region:
- a CDS encoding RDD family protein: MYCQTCGEPLPDDSLYCSSCGRRLGAAVLQADEEPVEYAGFIRRFVAYIVDALIFVAVSFLLIMMVFIVLGAFMEPSQIISLLIMIEPLIYILSFTTFYFYCAYLESSPRQATVGKRALGIAVTDADGERITFGRATGRFIGKQLSGLFFPVFIIIALTQKKQGLHDMATDTLVVKKRV, from the coding sequence ATGTACTGCCAGACCTGCGGCGAGCCCCTCCCTGACGACTCCCTCTACTGCTCCTCATGCGGGAGACGCCTCGGCGCCGCCGTCCTCCAGGCCGATGAAGAGCCCGTCGAATACGCCGGGTTCATCAGACGGTTCGTGGCATATATCGTGGACGCTCTCATCTTCGTCGCAGTATCCTTCCTGCTGATCATGATGGTCTTCATCGTCCTTGGAGCATTCATGGAACCCTCGCAGATCATCTCGCTGCTCATCATGATCGAACCCCTCATCTATATCCTCAGTTTCACCACGTTCTACTTCTACTGCGCCTACCTGGAGAGCTCTCCCCGCCAGGCCACCGTCGGGAAACGGGCCCTCGGGATCGCGGTCACCGACGCCGACGGCGAGCGGATCACCTTCGGCCGCGCCACCGGCCGATTTATCGGCAAACAACTTTCAGGACTCTTTTTCCCGGTCTTCATCATCATCGCACTCACCCAGAAAAAACAGGGACTCCACGACATGGCCACCGACACCCTGGTCGTCAAAAAGAGGGTGTGA
- a CDS encoding transglutaminase domain-containing protein, producing the protein MYCRKCGAKIEDDTQYCTRCGAATRHEDEGDAAYAPAPAPAPAKKNSLLDRSHPLLWACLGIGFCFIFVLLFAIDDDGWTTEVGAAIQDATDYQDPATRDFALTLVNPENTGEFNIAQACDVWEAVYDQWTYVEDPLGTDYFSPASRTIEVGLKGDCDDFAVLMTALMAAIGGEARVVAAYDGYGNGHAFSEIYVGDHYEDLKGAAHYVCDRYQCTTIWYHCREGLLGTEYWINLDWQNDHPGGYYFPCADAVAVYTDGTEEYLSADGDPVRSIRCWTGG; encoded by the coding sequence ATGTACTGCCGAAAGTGCGGGGCCAAAATCGAGGACGACACCCAGTATTGCACCAGGTGCGGGGCGGCCACCAGGCACGAGGACGAGGGGGACGCCGCCTACGCACCTGCACCCGCTCCCGCACCCGCAAAGAAAAACTCCCTCCTCGACCGCAGCCACCCCCTCCTCTGGGCATGCCTCGGCATCGGCTTCTGCTTCATCTTCGTCCTCCTATTTGCCATCGACGACGACGGATGGACCACCGAGGTCGGGGCGGCGATCCAGGACGCCACCGACTACCAGGACCCGGCCACCCGAGACTTCGCCCTCACCCTCGTCAACCCCGAGAACACCGGCGAGTTCAACATCGCCCAGGCCTGCGACGTCTGGGAAGCCGTCTATGACCAATGGACCTATGTCGAAGACCCCCTGGGCACCGACTACTTCTCCCCGGCAAGTCGGACCATCGAGGTCGGGCTCAAAGGCGACTGCGACGACTTCGCCGTGCTCATGACCGCCCTGATGGCGGCGATCGGGGGCGAGGCGCGGGTCGTCGCCGCCTACGACGGCTACGGCAACGGCCACGCCTTCTCAGAGATCTATGTCGGCGACCACTACGAAGACCTCAAAGGCGCCGCCCACTATGTCTGCGACCGCTACCAGTGCACGACCATCTGGTACCACTGCCGGGAAGGGCTCCTCGGGACCGAGTACTGGATCAACCTCGACTGGCAGAACGACCATCCGGGCGGCTACTATTTCCCGTGCGCCGACGCCGTCGCCGTCTACACCGACGGGACCGAGGAATATCTCAGCGCCGACGGGGACCCGGTCAGGAGCATTCGGTGCTGGACCGGGGGGTGA
- a CDS encoding type II toxin-antitoxin system HicB family antitoxin, translated as MRLNVVLAPNDKGGYTVYVPSLPGCLSTGDTKEEALEYIGDAIDFYLEAIEEKPDLSENAEQIEVEV; from the coding sequence ATGAGACTGAATGTCGTGCTTGCACCCAACGACAAAGGAGGATATACCGTGTATGTACCAAGCCTCCCTGGTTGTCTCAGTACAGGCGATACAAAGGAAGAAGCGCTGGAATATATCGGGGATGCAATCGACTTCTATCTTGAAGCAATAGAGGAGAAACCCGATCTGAGCGAAAATGCCGAGCAGATCGAGGTCGAGGTCTAA